CGCGGTATAGTGAGGCGGTGAGCGCAACCAGGTCCACCGATGGTCATATATCATAAATTTGGCCCATAAAAAGAAATTATTACCCACCAGGGTAAATATAGACTGTCTTTGGCATCATGTCTGCCGCTTTTACTCACTAGTACAGCAGCCTGTTGAGTTGGTTGGGCTCTTCCGAGTTTCGGAGCGTTGATGCTTCGCAGAAACAGTGACTCTTAAAAACTGGGCGTCTGCACCTCATTGGTTGCGTTTTACTCGAGGTCCATCGTCATGTCGCTTGACAACATTAGTTCAGAGGACCGGCAGCCTTTGCTTCACTGGGAatcagcagcaccagcacctcGTATCGTACTCCGTAAGCCCGGGCTTCGTCAGTGTCTTAATTGGACTTCGGGCTGATTGTATCCTTGCGTTTTATCTGGTATCAGATACAGTAGAAGGAGAAGGGGAAGAATATGGTGTTAATGAGCGATGGGATGATGCCAACGCCAATTCCAATGCTATCATCGTCGGcgaagagagaaagaagctCGAGAAGGAGCTGTTGCGCAAGCTCGACCGCCGAATGTCGATATTGGTGCTGATATACATTCTGAATTGtgcgttctttttctttcaccgtttctttttcttcctggGTCTTTCAACTGAACTGTGAATCATGATTGTGATTGTACTTGAACTCAGATGTCGACAGGAACAACGCTGCGTGAGTCTGAGTTTGCAATGCAACACTAATAATTATATGCCCACTCATATTCACTCCCCAATCATGTCGGCACAGTGCTGCCCGGCTACGAGGGTTCGAGGAGGATCTTCATCTAGAGGGAACACAATTCGCGACGTTGCTGTCTATTCTGTACATTGGGTACATCCTGATGCAGGTACCATCGTGAGTCCCTCTCTCGTCCCAACTGCCACTGCCACGCCGCATCTATGATCCGACGTTGATTGAGAGCGAAGAAATATGTTTCTTAATCATTTTGGACGACCGTCAGTGTACTTGCCGTGGTGCATGGTTATGTGGGGCGGTCTCTCTGTTGCTACAGGTGGGTGTTCTGGCAATAATACAACCAAGTGTCTTCCATTTACATTGTCATTGGCAGGTTTTACCACAGGGTCAGGCGTTCTCTGCGTTTGATGTTGAATCAGCCTTTAATTTCTTGGTACAGATACTTCGGAGCTTTGTGCACTCGCTTCCTTCTTGGATTCGTTGAAGCCGCTTTTTTCCCGGGAGCACTGGTAAAGTCGCGCTCATATGACGAAAAATTAATTGATGTGCTGATAGCGGGTAGTTTCTGCTCTCAAAATGGTACAAGCGCAATGAACTCTCACAGAGGACAGCCTACCTCACGTCTGGTATACTGCTCAGTAACGCCTTCGGGTCTCTAATAGCTTCTGGTATCTTGAACTCTATGCAAGGTGTCCTGGGATACTCTGCTTGGAGGTATGATTCTTTCTTTGGATCATTTATCAAGAAGCGACTCACTAGTAGTTACAGATGGCTCTTTTTTGTGGAAGGGACATTGACTATTCTCGTTGCTATCTGGGCTATGTCTGTTCTACCTGACTTTCCAGAAAACTCTTCAAATTGGCTTACACCTGCTGAAAAAGCGCTGGCTATAAAGAGAATGGCAGAAGATTCTTCAGGACAAGAGACATATGTATCTCTTGGTGACTCCACGTCTAATAAGTTACTCGGAAGATGGCCTGGGTTGTATCTCGCCGTTACAGATTGGAAGGTATGGTGGCTCTCTATAGCGCTGTTCTTTATGGttctgtctctgtcttttGGCGTGTACTTTCCGACAATTGCGGCGACTTTGGGGAATGGGCCGACGATTAGCCTTCTGTTGTGTGTTCCTCCTTGGCTCTTTGCGACCGGTGCATCGCTCTACCTGGCCAGGTTGTACCTTGCGTGATAACCAACCTTTTCAAAGAAGTAATTAACGTTCCCTACTATTTCAGGCATTCTGACCAAGCGGGTGAACGATGCAAATACATATGTTACTCCTTGATGGTTGGGATCTTCGGCTTCATTTTTGCCATGTCCACAATGAAAGGAGCTCTTCGGTACATCTCAATGTTAGTGTTTTCCTTCTTCCCCGATAATCTCTTGAGTCATCTGTAATTGTAGGTTTCTCATGGCGCAGTCATACAGCGCCTTTATCTGTTTTTTATCATGGGCAAGTGGCTCCGTCGCGCATCCGCCAGCCAAACGCGCAGTCGCATTAGCTTTAATCAACTGCATTTCTCAGCTTGGTAATGTCGTAGGCTCGTAAGTCTTCCTCGACTTCTTTTTGGAGCTACTCCTGACGCCATTCTCTCACCGGTAGCTATGCCTGGCCAGTGTCGTGGGGCCCTACATATTACCGCTCGTACGCAATCTGCGCGTTGACGAGCATCCTAAGCATAGCAATGTGTCTGGTGTTCTGCTTACAACTGAGTTGGCTGAACCGCCAAGCAGAGATTCTAGAGGCAGAGCAAGGTTCAAGTGGAAAGGGGTACCGCTATATACTGTGAATAATGTTGTTCTTTCGTTACTGTTTCTCACGGAAGGGCGGTAGTTCAAAGAATCGAATAATTAATGAGGACATGAACATGATTATACGAGCGGAGAATTGTCGGAGGTGTGCCCGCAATATCTAATCTCCTTCCGCTTGTTCTTCTGGCGTGTTCACCTGATCTGTTCTGAACGCTACGCACATCTCCTCAGCCGTGTGCTTTCTTGCTTTATAGATCTCACCATTCTCTGTCTTCTGTGCTTTAGCTCTTCCCGAGTGTCTTGTACTGCTGAATATGACTGCCTCTTCCAAGTCCAGACCGATCAGCGATTGGCTTTTCACGCAGGTGCAGCAAGGTGCTACAGAGAGAAAAGTAAAGGAATGGCTGCAAGTATCGTCGTTCCCAACGACTGTTCACGTTGAGCTCATAAAACAAAAGCTCATTCCGGATCCCGTGTGTTCCGATCTGCGCTCTCCTTCCATTGGCTTCACTGACGACTGCGAATAGTTCATCGGGCTCCATGAATGGGACGTTCAATGTAAGCTGCGTACACGAGCAAGGCTGTGATTGTGAACTCATGGTGTACATAGGGGTAGGAGAGGCCGAGTGGGCGTTCAAGACcgatttacatgttacagATGGCGAGCTCGCATCTCCGAATGTCGATCTGCTATTCGAAGGTCTCGATACCTTTGCTACTGTGAAATTGGTGCGTTACCCAACCGGCGTTGGTAAAAGAACACCAGGATCTTAATTGCGCTGTTTGATAGAACGACGAAGTGATCCTTGAGTGCGTCTCCTTCAAATACTTTATATGCGCGGGCCGCTAGTAGCCGCCATCTTATCTTGTCTTTTCTCAGATCGAGCAACCAGTTTATATCGTACCGTGTACCGGTCAAATCGAAGCTCAAGCCGGGATCCAATGAGTTGATTATATCCTTTGAAAGCGCGTTCCGTAAAGGGAGGGCCATCGAGGAAGAGCACGGAAAGCTGGCTCTGTGGAACGGAGATTCGAGCCGGCTTCACGTTCGAAAGGCGCAGTACAAGTACGTCCTATGTACCCTCTCACCTCCCACTTATTTTTACAAAGTCCTCTTTTAATTATAGCTATGGTTGGGATTGGGGTAAGAGTATCTTTTCGACCCCACAATCTGAAATAGGTTTCTAATACCAAAGACGACTCTTCCAGGCCCGGTACTGATGACCGTCGGCCCATGGAAGCCTATCGCCCTCGAGACTTATCAAACGCGCATCACGGATCTCGATGTCAGGAGCGAAGTTTCCGAGACGCTCGAGGTCAAACTCTCGGCCACACTCACATTCTCTGAAGAATCTCCTGGCTTCGCCTCGTTTGTGCTGAAGAGTCCGGATGGGAAGGTCGAGGCGTCGTCGAATAAGATACCGATTGTTACAGGACATGCTAAGGTATCCTTTGAGTGGGGTGCGGGTCAGTTACAGCTATGGTATCCTGTGGGATATGGCGCGCAACCGTTGTACACCGTTGAAGTAGAATTAACTGATGCGGtgagttttgtttttttggggCATTAGCAGTTACAGCGTCTGACTTAAAAATATCTAGAATGGGAATGTACTCGATTCAAAGCTCGAAAAAATAGCATTCAGACGCGCTCTTGTGGTCCAGGAAAAACTTATCGACCAAGAAGGGCTCTCATTCCTTTTCGAGATAAACAATATTCGAATTTTCTGCGGTGGTATGGCCCTTAAGCGCCCGTGCATAGCAAGATGTTCACTGCTCCTCCCTTTGCTAGGTTCCAATTGGATTCCAGCAGATTCCTTTTTGACAACGTATGTTTTATTATCCACTTCCAGTTTAGATTATGAGTAGGCTTACTTTTATGCACAGAATGAATGCAGACAGGTACAGGGCATGGCTTCAGCTCCTGGTCGACGGCAATCAAAATATGATACGAGTCTGGGGTGGTGGCATCTATGAATACGACGATTTTTATAGCATCTGTGACGGTGCGTTTGTGTATTACTCTCCTTATTTGTTTAGATAGCTGAACACATGTCCAGAACTTGGAAGTCAGTCGATGCGAAAAGTCGTGGTTCTTTTTCAGCGCTGATGTTATCCTCCAGTTTTGGTCTGGCAGGACTTTATGTTTGGATGCGGCCAGGTTAGCATTTTCAGGCTCATGTTTAGCGACTTGGCTTAAACTTGTGTTTTTAGTACCCAGCATATGATTCTTTCGTCGAATCTGTTCGCGAAGAAGCCATCCAAAACGTTAAGCGCCTGAGGCACCACCCCTCAATCGTGATATTCGGTATGTGACACAACCACTGTGTACCACACGAAACTTAAAAAACGTTTTACTAACCCTTTTCACGCGCAGCCGGAAATAACGAAGGTTTCATTTACCTCCACCGTATAGCTCTACTCAGAAGCtaatacaaaaaaaaacgcatCCAGACTACCAAATTGCCGAATCCTTGAACCTCGAGCTCGATTACTCGGACGAGACGTCCGATTTCCGCAAGACCAACTTCCCAGCGCGGTACATCTACGAACGCGTGCTCCCGTCTGTGGTCGGGGAGTACTCGAACATCCATTATCACCGGGCATCGCCATACAGTGGCCAAGGCAAGCCGACGACTGATAGAACGTTGGGCGATCTGCACCAGTGTATGTActttatttctttattttttttgttgaatcATCGGGTGAATGGTTTAACACGAATTGGTGTATGAGCTGACACGGAGTTGATGTGCATATTGCAGGGAATGTGTGGCATGGGACGCAGGAGCCGTGGCATAACTGGGACATCCTGGCCGGTCGCTTCGTTTCGGAATTCGGGATGTGAGTCCTACTCGCAATTCATGACCCTCACCAccgcgaaaaaaaaaacacggCAGACTAAAATTAATCTAGGCAAGGATACCCGGACATCCGTACCGTGGACTATTGGCTGGGAGGCGACAAATCCGAACGGTACCCTCAATCCAGGTAAGTTGCAGAAAATCTACCAACCGAAAAAGCAAACAAAATCAATTCAAATCGCTGTGCCCGGTGCGGTACACACTTTGACCCCTAATATATACTGATCGAtggttctatttttagaactaATAATAATCACAATAAGGCAGATGGATTCGAACGGCGGTTAGAGGTGCgcgtttcacttttttttttgggaggTGGGGAGGAAAGTCAGCTGAGGGCCGTGGATACTCTCGATGTGAAGCGAGAGCGTATCTGCTCCCTCGCTGCCTCCTGGTATGTCATGTGTACTaactttttctttctatttGGGAACATACAGCTGTATCTGATGGAGAACTTCAAGCACGCGTTTGATATGGAGAGGTACAGTGCCTTTTCTTCTCGCTAGGCGAGATTTCAGCCGTCCTTCTGACACAGAGACGCAATGTGTGCGCAGTTATGTGTACTACACGCAGATTATGCAAGCGGAGGTGCTCGCGTCCGCGTACCGCCTCTGGCGCCGCAACTGGGCCGGGAGAGGGCGGGAGTACACCGCGGGTGCATTGGTCTGGCAGGTCAGTTAAGCTCTCACCCACCCATTCTCAATCTTCGTAGCCTTACAAATGACggtatctctctctctctctcacaCACACACTATGTATGTTTTAGATCAACGACTGCTGGCCGGTGACTTCGTGGGCGATCGTGGACTACTTCCTCAGGCCCAAGCCGGCGTACTTCAGCGTCGCGCGCGAGCTGCGTCCCTACACAGTCGGAATGACACGAAAAGAGAAACAGACGCTCCTCGACCCCACCCGCTCCGCCGCCGAGTTCACACTCACGACCGAGCTCGAGGTATGGGGCACGAACAGCACACTAGCGGACAAATCCGCTGTGCTCGAGGTGACGTGCTTcaacttggacttggactcgGAGGATAGCACGTGGAGGGAGAGCAGGAGCAGGGAGGTGCGCGGGGTTGTGCTGCGCGCGAACGCGAGCACGGAGCTTTGGAAAGGGGTGTTGCCGGGTCAGCCGGAGAGGAGGAGTAGGGCGGAGGTGCCGAAGCCGATTGTGGTTTCTGCGCGCTTGCTGGATGCTGAGGACCATGGGACCGTGCTGTGCCGTTATTCGAATTGGTGAGTAGAAtaattttccttttttttcttccccaCTCTGGTCATGAACTGTGTATCCCGTGCTCTTTCCCGTGCTCTCCTGCTCGGACACTTTGAGCTCCGAgcgaaaaagaagagaagagaagaggagaggagacgGGTGCTGATACCCCTCGGAAATTAACCATTAACATTAAACGGCCTCTTCATCATATCAAGTTCCTGATTACGATTATGCCTTCGTTCGATGTTCGCGGGGATGCTAACTGCACGCTTTACTCACAGGCCAGAACCATTCAAGTACATCCACTTTCCGCCCGTCGACGCGCTCGGGCTCAAAGCCGTCGTAGGCACGGACGGGGAGAGCGTCGTGCTGTCTACGAGGATACCCGTCAAGGGCATTGTACTcgacgtcgatgtcgatgctGGGGACAAGGTGAGATGGAGCGACCAGGCGATCGACCTCGTCCCGGACGACCCGCAGACGGTCATCGCGAAAGGGCTCAAGGGACGTCCCGTGAAAATGCGGTTCCTGGGTGACGGGAGCGCGTAAAGGTCAtttgtctctctctctcttctcagCTTCAATAGGCGCGCGATGGACCTGGACCTGGTGACTAGCTGCGTGATTGTGTCCTGTGCACTACGACTGTGCACTGCACTGCTCTGTGCAGTGCAGTAATaaaaatcaaaatcgaaaTGAGAATCAAAATATACCAGTATCGTGTCACTTTCGTtttcgttctcgttctcgtgtGCCATCCAGCCAACCAGCTAGCTTGCGCTTGAGGATAAGATCCGGCGGATtatcatttatttatttatagcATACCAAACTGCTCAAAGAGTTACTAGTTACTTCCCAGCCCAGGAAACCTTGAGCGAACCAGAGCCGTCGTATTGAACATTCTCGTAACGCCTCGATCCTCGATCCTCGATTCTCTTGGCTTGGCTCTTGAAATCTATCTATGGATATGGTCTAATTATTTATATATCCATAGATATGACTATGCATGTCTATACGTAAGTAATACATTACTTAGTACTACTACTAGTGGTACCTACTGGGGTAGGGGCAAATAAGAACATAGTATATAGTAATTATACCGCAAACATGAAAAATGAATGGCAAGAAAAGCCAAATCGGAAGCGTATGATAGGCCAAAGGATATTCAGACAAGGCAAGGGTACCGGTGTGCATGTGTACTATGTATACACCCTGGCCTATAGCTATAGCCATAGCCGGACCTCGACAAGACAatggcaagggcaagggcagcaggcagcggcagcggcagtaTTTTACGAACACGAATGCCGATAGGGATAGGGCAGGATACGGATACGGATACAGTTACGGAAGATCTAGATGAATCATGACCATCGACATTGACAGGCGTGGTATTAATTACGGTATATGTGAAAAGAAAAGCGGGGTAATATATAGCATAACGAAGTTCAAGGggtgcgtgcgtgcgtgtaTGGGGTTGAAGGTGGGGACTGGGTTTAAGTGGGCGAGTGCGTGGGTGCGTGGTGATTTAATTTAATTGACCggaaaaaaacatgaaaCGGGGAAAAACAAGGGGGTtgggaaaacaaaaaaagaaaaaggaaaagagaaagagaccGATGTATGGATGAGATGTGGATTATTGTACAGACCCACGGAGAGCCAGCGAGATGCAgggagagaagaggagaacaaaaatcaaaaacaaaaaagccCGAGGATATAACTGAACAATGACTGAAAGcgaaaacaacaacaacagcagcaacaacagcagcaacaacagcaacaaggATAACGACAaggacaaagacaaggacaaggacaaggacgaCGACAATAACGACGAGTTTACACCGATGAATTAACCCATATATCccaggagaaggagaaagaaagaaaaaaaaacgatgACTGTGCCAAGCCTGCCTACATAATGCAGCAGCTGTAGCCCTTGTCTTTAGTAGCGGctgttgttgaagatgggGGCACGAGGAGGTTCCGCTCGGATCGTTTCTCAATTTCAGCGAGACACAGTTCGAAAACTTGGTCTACACGCCAACAAAATTAACAATTCCAAAAAGCGCGAAAAAACGGGAgaagagtaaaaaaaaaaaactgaccAACGTTGGTGTTGTTCTTGGCGCTCGTTTCAACCCAAGCGGCGTGGTTCTGCTGAGCGAGGCGCTCGCCCTCGCTGGGTTCGACCTGGCGGCTGGGAACGGGAGAGCTACGGGGTCGGTCACACAAGCATCCACGGGTGCGGGGGAGCCAAGCTCACCTGGACTGCAGGTCGGTCTTTGAGCCGACGATGACGCAGGGCACGTCCTGCGTGCCGCAGAAGTCTATGATCTTGTCGTACACGGTCTGGACCATGTTGAACGAGTTGCGCGAGGCAACGGAGTAGACGAGGACGTAGCCGTGGATGCCTATAGCGTGTTTGGAGTTGAAGATTGAAAATTCATCCTGTgggagggagggggtggtggtgagcATACGAATGGGTAGCAcggagggaggagagggctGTGACATGCCTGGCCGGCGGTGTCGATGATCTCGCATTCAAATTCGACGCCGTTGTACTTGAGAGTCTTTTGAAAGATAGACTCGATGGTGGGGTAGTATGCGTCGACAAAGTGGTTCTCGATGAACTGGACGACAAGCGAGGACTTGCCTGGACATGATGGTGAGGCAGTGACAGAACAGAGAGCACAGAGACTGACCGACGGAACGAGAACCAAGAACAACAATCTTTCGCCTTTTGGGTACAGCCGAGGGAGGCATTTGGGGTGATAGCAGAGAGAAAAACAAGAGAGCTATATAGGAACCTGACACGCTGCAGAGTTGGCCATCTGATCTTTAATGAATCCGCGCCTTTGTTACGTCTACCTGTCTAAACGGTCCGGTCACGTGGGCGTTCATCTCCTGCTGTATCCAGTAATTTTCAACTCGAATACCAACTTGCAACAATCCACAAATGTCCGCCACTTCCACCCCCAACGACTCTCCCATCCAGCCCCTCCACAACCCCTCACAGGCTGCCCAGATCGTCGTTCCACAGGCGCCCCTTGGCTCTGTCGCAAACCAGGCTCCGGGCATGGGCGCCAAAGCTCTCCTCGCAAAGAAGATGGCAAAGACACAGTGAGTGCCACTCTCCTGCTCCTTACGCCTTGCTCACCACTCTCCCAGCAACCCCGCCTTTATCTCTCCCACAGACAACCTCATGACCCCCGTCACACAAAAGCTCAATGCCGCAAAGAAGAAACACTTTAACAAGTCCGTTCTCTCTGCATCTTGTCCTGCCGTATACTGAGATGGCCTCGTTAGATCAACCAAACCCGTGCAGCTCTTCTCCCCCGCCAGAGAGAACGACCAATCgagcgacgacgacgacgaggattcCGCAGAAAAGGCACCCTCATCAGACcccaccgccaccgccgctgccccaaccaccacctcctccaagATCGCAATGCAAGTAGACGACGATGAGAATCCGTTCTAGAACCGATCATATCAACATTTGTGCTGgtccacacacacacacacactctctctctctcattcGAAACACGTACCACAATCCACAACCCACAACCTCGTTCGTTCGCCTTTTTACTTATGCTTATTCTCCTTTGTTCCTTTGTCTCGTGTcctgtctttgtctttgtgtAAACGTCCGTTTGTAACACTACTTTGCAATTAACGAAACCGGGATCAATTTCCCACGACTATTTATTATTAcactatctatctatcttgCGACGCGTCGTCCTCTCTGCCGCGTCACCTCTCATCTAACCTAGCACAATGGAACACGAGAACCTCTCCCCGCTGCAATGGGGCTCTATGATAGACGGCGTCAGGCGCTTTCTAGCGTCTATCAACGACCTCGTACCAGCCGGCCAGCTCTCCACACAGTAAGTACGCGTCTCACAGCGCACGGCTCAGATAAAGCGACGCATAAACAGACAAGTGACCCAGCTCATCGACGCCCTGCCCAATCTCACCG
The sequence above is a segment of the Psilocybe cubensis strain MGC-MH-2018 chromosome 4, whole genome shotgun sequence genome. Coding sequences within it:
- a CDS encoding GTP-binding protein rhb1, translated to MPPSAVPKRRKIVVLGSRSVGKSSLVVQFIENHFVDAYYPTIESIFQKTLKYNGVEFECEIIDTAGQDEFSIFNSKHAIGIHGYVLVYSVASRNSFNMVQTVYDKIIDFCGTQDVPCVIVGSKTDLQSSSPVPSRQVEPSEGERLAQQNHAAWVETSAKNNTNVDQVFELCLAEIEKRSERNLLVPPSSTTAATKDKGYSCCIM
- a CDS encoding MFS-type transporter cnsO, whose amino-acid sequence is MSLDNISSEDRQPLLHWESAAPAPRIVLHTVEGEGEEYGVNERWDDANANSNAIIVGEERKKLEKELLRKLDRRMSILVLIYILNYVDRNNAAAARLRGFEEDLHLEGTQFATLLSILYIGYILMQVPSYFGALCTRFLLGFVEAAFFPGALFLLSKWYKRNELSQRTAYLTSGILLSNAFGSLIASGILNSMQGVLGYSAWRWLFFVEGTLTILVAIWAMSVLPDFPENSSNWLTPAEKALAIKRMAEDSSGQETYVSLGDSTSNKLLGRWPGLYLAVTDWKVWWLSIALFFMVLSLSFGVYFPTIAATLGNGPTISLLLCVPPWLFATGASLYLARLYLA
- a CDS encoding Beta-mannosidase B — protein: MTASSKSRPISDWLFTQVQQGATERKVKEWLQVSSFPTTVHVELIKQKLIPDPFIGLHEWDVQWVGEAEWAFKTDLHVTDGELASPNVDLLFEGLDTFATVKLNDEVILESSNQFISYRVPVKSKLKPGSNELIISFESAFRKGRAIEEEHGKLALWNGDSSRLHVRKAQYNYGWDWGPVLMTVGPWKPIALETYQTRITDLDVRSEVSETLEVKLSATLTFSEESPGFASFVLKSPDGKVEASSNKIPIVTGHAKVSFEWGAGQLQLWYPVGYGAQPLYTVEVELTDANGNVLDSKLEKIAFRRALVVQEKLIDQEGLSFLFEINNIRIFCGGSNWIPADSFLTTMNADRYRAWLQLLVDGNQNMIRVWGGGIYEYDDFYSICDVLVWQDFMFGCGQYPAYDSFVESVREEAIQNVKRLRHHPSIVIFDYQIAESLNLELDYSDETSDFRKTNFPARYIYERVLPSVVGEYSNIHYHRASPYSGQGKPTTDRTLGDLHQWNVWHGTQEPWHNWDILAGRFVSEFGMQGYPDIRTVDYWLGGDKSERYPQSRTNNNHNKADGFERRLEVRVSLFFLGGGEESQLRAVDTLDVKRERICSLAASCYVYYTQIMQAEVLASAYRLWRRNWAGRGREYTAGALVWQINDCWPVTSWAIVDYFLRPKPAYFSVARELRPYTVGMTRKEKQTLLDPTRSAAEFTLTTELEVWGTNSTLADKSAVLEVTCFNLDLDSEDSTWRESRSREVRGVVLRANASTELWKGVLPGQPERRSRAEVPKPIVVSARLLDAEDHGTVLCRYSNWPEPFKYIHFPPVDALGLKAVVGTDGESVVLSTRIPVKGIVLDVDVDAGDKVRWSDQAIDLVPDDPQTVIAKGLKGRPVKMRFLGDGSA